Part of the Tolypothrix sp. PCC 7910 genome, ACAACACCCCTAATTAATAACTAATTCGCAACCTCAGCCATTTCAATAATCCGTTCTTCATAATCCTTAACCAAAAAATTAAGGGGTTTTTGATTGCGAATCTTAAACTTTAAACCGCGTGTTTCCACTCGCATTAAAATCATTTCTAGACAATCGCGGTCAAAGCAAACATGGCGTTGCTGGTTTTTTGTACCTAAACTAGCGCCTGTAATAACGTGCAACTGAGTATTTTTCTTTAATTGATACCACAGGCCATCACTGGCATTATTCATCATTCTGTTGGAGAAACTGGGCCCTGTAGACATATAAAGTGGGTCTATGCCTGTTGCGCCTATAGTTTGTTCGTAGTTGTAGTAGTAGTGCAAAGGTACTTCAGCTGCTGGCAAATCTAGCAGCCCTTCATACAACTGTCGCGCAATTTCCAAATCTGACACCATGACGGTGTGTACTTTGGGCGCACTGGTGAGAAACATCCACATTGCTCCAGCGTAAGCCGCCAGGAGCAACACCATAATGCCTTGGGTGGAGAGTAGGCTATCCAGGGGCAAGGAAGGCAGAAACGAGCCTAAAGTTAAAGGACTAAGCAGGAACGATATCACACTAGCTGCTATAACCATGAACAAGTCAAATATTGTATAAGGGAATCGCTTTTATTATTGTCGATAAAGACTAAAATTAAGTCCTTGTTTATAGTGTATCAATACTCCAGTGGTGTAAGTCTGAAGCAAAATTAGACAAACATGAAGTTATTGTGCGCTAAATGGGAGACTGACAATCCCAAATTTATATTAACAACTATCAAACCCACGGCTCGTGCAAATCCCTCACTTTCCCGAAGCTAATCACCCCCTAGTAAAGTCGCTGTTCCATCAAAGTGACCAAGAATTAGTAATTCTGTTTCAACGCTCTCCGGATAGCGGAAAGTATTTTACGGCGATTTTTTGCCGCTATAGCCCGATAGTTTACACCTTGATTCGGCATTCAGCGCGATCACCTGTGCAAGCAGATTATTTATTCGCCCTCACTTGGCGACATATTTACTATGAACTCGGTGGGCTCGATTTAAATAGCCCAACACCCAACCAAGAACCCTTAACTCTACAAAATTGGCTGATTAACATCACCGCCTACTGCATTAATGAGATTGAATTACCACCCACAGAAGCAATTCATTATTCTCTCAAAGCTACTTCGCCTGCTTTGTGGTGTTATGTTGAG contains:
- a CDS encoding glyoxalase-like domain protein, with product MVIAASVISFLLSPLTLGSFLPSLPLDSLLSTQGIMVLLLAAYAGAMWMFLTSAPKVHTVMVSDLEIARQLYEGLLDLPAAEVPLHYYYNYEQTIGATGIDPLYMSTGPSFSNRMMNNASDGLWYQLKKNTQLHVITGASLGTKNQQRHVCFDRDCLEMILMRVETRGLKFKIRNQKPLNFLVKDYEERIIEMAEVAN
- a CDS encoding sigma-70 family RNA polymerase sigma factor, yielding MQIPHFPEANHPLVKSLFHQSDQELVILFQRSPDSGKYFTAIFCRYSPIVYTLIRHSARSPVQADYLFALTWRHIYYELGGLDLNSPTPNQEPLTLQNWLINITAYCINEIELPPTEAIHYSLKATSPALWCYVEQALDQLPPVLRFVVLMAQTFRWSETRIAAYLQAEGENFTPNEVANFLQEGYRMLEDKLPGDIRVIYLGEDAA